A single genomic interval of Luteolibacter sp. Y139 harbors:
- a CDS encoding DUF4041 domain-containing protein produces MSSELIFNPPPGWPKPPTGWVPPRGWTPDPSWPAPPENWQLWIPTEVSATPPPLPSSGSSPSSAPAMSTTGACIAESPPIDRVAFLEAENAELRQRIEMISAGAGGAVATDDDAILQEVGIYRYHHPLEAAADHQGRLNALDAEIALAVKFGHAIEKSNLFTYDNSLAKGKKMSDDLGKLMLRAYNAEAESSVRSLRAGNVVTAKDRLERSREAIAKLGKMMEMRISEVFHGLRIREIELTADFLMKKQEEREAAKEERARLKEEMKVAAELAAERERLDKERNHILNALQTLQTQGSTDRALEEKLAMIDDAIASNDYRAANIRAGYVYIISNRGAFGADVVKIGLTRRLEPLTRVDELGDASVPFRFDVHCLFFSEDAVTLEAELHAHFASRRLNQANLRKEFFFATPAEVREVLRSKLGNLLEFNEHAEATDYHQSLHYWPEARRFQVNGGSATIPGTFNGTAD; encoded by the coding sequence ATGAGCAGCGAACTCATCTTCAACCCACCCCCCGGCTGGCCGAAGCCTCCTACGGGCTGGGTTCCTCCGCGCGGGTGGACTCCAGATCCCTCTTGGCCAGCTCCGCCTGAGAACTGGCAGCTTTGGATACCCACGGAGGTCTCGGCTACTCCTCCGCCCCTACCGTCATCTGGCTCTTCCCCGTCGTCGGCTCCAGCCATGTCCACTACCGGAGCCTGTATCGCTGAAAGCCCGCCGATAGATCGGGTCGCGTTTCTGGAGGCGGAGAACGCGGAGCTGAGGCAGCGGATTGAGATGATTTCAGCCGGAGCCGGGGGAGCCGTCGCAACCGATGACGACGCCATCCTTCAAGAGGTCGGTATCTACCGCTATCACCATCCTCTCGAAGCTGCCGCTGACCACCAGGGACGCCTCAATGCACTGGATGCTGAGATCGCTCTCGCCGTGAAGTTCGGGCACGCCATCGAGAAGTCGAACCTGTTCACCTACGACAACTCCCTCGCCAAGGGGAAGAAGATGTCGGACGACCTCGGCAAGCTGATGCTCCGTGCCTACAACGCGGAGGCGGAAAGCTCTGTACGGTCCCTTCGCGCTGGCAACGTTGTGACCGCCAAGGACCGACTCGAACGTTCCCGAGAAGCCATCGCCAAGCTCGGCAAGATGATGGAAATGAGGATCAGCGAAGTGTTTCATGGCCTTCGCATCCGGGAAATCGAGCTGACGGCGGACTTCCTGATGAAGAAGCAGGAGGAGCGAGAGGCCGCCAAGGAGGAGCGGGCTCGCCTCAAGGAGGAAATGAAAGTCGCCGCCGAACTGGCAGCCGAGCGCGAGCGCCTGGACAAGGAACGGAATCACATTTTGAACGCCCTCCAGACCCTCCAGACTCAGGGGAGCACCGATCGGGCGCTCGAAGAGAAGCTCGCGATGATCGACGATGCCATCGCCAGCAACGACTACCGTGCTGCGAACATTCGGGCGGGCTACGTCTACATCATTTCCAACCGAGGTGCCTTTGGAGCCGATGTGGTTAAGATTGGTCTGACGCGCAGGCTTGAACCTCTGACGCGAGTTGATGAACTCGGGGATGCATCCGTGCCTTTCCGTTTCGATGTTCACTGCCTATTCTTCTCTGAAGACGCAGTGACCCTGGAGGCCGAGCTTCACGCGCACTTCGCGTCTCGGAGGCTCAATCAGGCTAACCTCAGGAAAGAGTTCTTCTTCGCGACACCTGCGGAAGTCAGGGAAGTCCTGAGATCCAAGCTTGGAAACCTCCTTGAGTTCAACGAACACGCGGAGGCGACGGACTACCACCAAAGCCTTCACTACTGGCCGGAAGCTCGCCGGTTCCAGGTAAATGGCGGGTCTGCCACCATTCCCGGGACTTTCAATGGGACCGCCGATTGA
- a CDS encoding putative molybdenum carrier protein: protein MTLRKIISGGQTGADRAALDWAMANRVLHGGYCPKGRLAEDGPIPTSYALLETKTDQYPERTKLNVETSNATLVIVGESKLTRGSKLTVTHAEKKQKPVLTVFAAGLDQPTEAQIAEVRTWLEKHDPMVLNVAGSRASTSPNAYAFTKALMDATLGNK, encoded by the coding sequence ATGACACTTCGCAAAATTATCAGCGGCGGACAAACGGGCGCAGACAGGGCAGCTCTCGACTGGGCTATGGCTAACAGAGTGCTTCACGGTGGCTACTGTCCTAAGGGACGGTTGGCCGAGGACGGCCCGATCCCGACCTCCTACGCGCTACTCGAAACAAAGACAGACCAATACCCAGAACGGACTAAGCTGAACGTCGAAACTTCGAACGCGACGCTCGTGATCGTCGGAGAATCGAAACTTACCCGTGGATCCAAGCTGACGGTCACACACGCCGAGAAGAAGCAAAAGCCTGTGCTCACGGTCTTTGCAGCTGGATTGGACCAGCCGACCGAAGCGCAGATTGCGGAAGTCCGGACGTGGCTGGAGAAGCACGACCCGATGGTGCTGAACGTCGCGGGATCGCGTGCAAGCACGTCGCCGAACGCCTACGCGTTCACCAAGGCCCTGATGGACGCGACTCTGGGCAACAAGTAG
- a CDS encoding DUF2637 domain-containing protein: MRDSLETTPAAVPSKLRTVDIVGRLTAILVALLGIASFALSFGALRDLAVRTGALPPQSAWLFPILVDGAAIIFSLSAFRASAVGAERDRRWHFSLVVAISLCSVCFNVAHAEKGLVPSAIAAAPPILLFLAFESLLRQLGPEPPAAPAKRQPQSKVLPLAPKALPVASNTEAGTKRAKALELAKEGLSQAAVARQLGVSAATVSRWLGKASKAA; the protein is encoded by the coding sequence ATGAGAGACTCACTGGAAACCACGCCCGCAGCTGTCCCGTCCAAACTTCGAACGGTCGATATTGTCGGTCGCCTCACCGCGATTCTGGTTGCGTTGCTTGGCATTGCGTCATTCGCGTTGTCGTTTGGGGCGCTTCGAGATCTCGCCGTCCGCACCGGTGCGTTGCCACCGCAGTCTGCGTGGCTCTTCCCGATCCTGGTTGACGGAGCTGCGATCATATTTTCGTTGAGTGCGTTCCGGGCGTCGGCGGTCGGTGCCGAGCGAGATCGCCGTTGGCATTTCTCGTTGGTGGTTGCGATCAGCCTCTGCTCGGTCTGTTTCAACGTCGCCCACGCCGAGAAGGGGCTGGTTCCGTCCGCCATAGCGGCGGCTCCTCCGATCCTGTTGTTTTTGGCGTTCGAGTCGCTCCTTCGCCAGCTCGGCCCGGAGCCACCGGCAGCTCCAGCCAAGCGCCAGCCACAGTCGAAGGTGCTTCCTTTGGCTCCGAAGGCCCTTCCCGTGGCCTCGAATACCGAGGCCGGGACAAAGCGGGCGAAGGCCCTGGAGCTGGCAAAGGAAGGCCTCTCGCAGGCTGCTGTAGCTCGACAGCTTGGCGTGTCGGCGGCCACGGTTTCCCGGTGGCTCGGGAAGGCCTCGAAAGCGGCCTGA